A region from the Gemmatimonadota bacterium genome encodes:
- a CDS encoding amidohydrolase family protein, producing the protein MPGLAVHDELALLVKAGLTPAQALRSGTWEPARYLAATDSLGTVAPGKVADLVLLEANPLVNIANTRRIAGVVAGGRYFDRPQLNGLVAGARVRR; encoded by the coding sequence ATGCCGGGTCTCGCCGTGCACGATGAACTGGCCTTGCTCGTGAAAGCAGGTCTCACCCCGGCGCAGGCGCTGCGCTCAGGGACGTGGGAGCCGGCGCGCTACCTCGCCGCCACCGACAGCCTGGGGACGGTCGCGCCGGGGAAGGTGGCCGACCTCGTCCTGCTCGAGGCCAATCCCCTGGTCAACATCGCGAACACGCGACGCATCGCGGGCGTGGTGGCGGGCGGGAGGTACTTCGACCGGCCGCAGCTCAACGGACTAGTGGCCGGAGCGCGAGTGCGTCGGTAG